The Humulus lupulus chromosome 3, drHumLupu1.1, whole genome shotgun sequence genome window below encodes:
- the LOC133821621 gene encoding uncharacterized protein LOC133821621 — protein MDTHHKSGTGWVTETAKNTWEELRAYRDTQQTQATDTKSSTPVSSAPEDEDISLVQTVFGKRRGHQKGYGRILNIRGRTPFDFRPSQTRDEELSEMRERLRQLEEHVRTHCITPGSQCAPPPPDDSVGLMYEFYYN, from the exons atggatactcaccataaatcaggcacagggtgggtgacagagacagccaaaaatacttgg gaggaattgcgtgcataccgcgacacacagcagacacaggcaactgatactaagagttccacaccagtttcgagtgcgcctgaagatgaagacatatctttggtacaaactgtcttcggaaaacgacggggccaccagaaaggatatggacgtatccttaacataaggggccgaactccatttgattttcgtccttcacaaactagagatgaagagttgtctgagatgagagagcgtcttcgacagttagaggagcatgtccggactcattgtatcaccccgggatctcaatgtgccccaccaccacccgacgactcagtaggacttatgtatgaattttattacaattga